A single window of Gossypium hirsutum isolate 1008001.06 chromosome A10, Gossypium_hirsutum_v2.1, whole genome shotgun sequence DNA harbors:
- the LOC107896873 gene encoding protein SUPPRESSOR OF GENE SILENCING 3: MSSRKGNGNPFVSGGINNPSSKGKDISGSSSSKVEQLSQGVADMNLGLLQDDGEWEVIQRKPKNRTGSSAARPWGPQNSNGKPRGAMRTNAVSGRASGNDWDTHNTDSRMATGRGNARPQTFNKTIENNNVPPHPVIRPPLQYGWNWQSRTGSNPSGGLQDDHGKNNVSTEVEEVNDIDDVEDDSDDNAIDDSDDELLTDDFDSDSSQKSHETRKNNRWFKKFFSSLDALRIEEINDPSRQWHCPACEGGPGAIDWYRGLQPLMTHAKTKGAKRVKLHRELAELLDEELCRRGTSVIPSGEAFGKWKGLKDEEKDHEIVWPPMVMIMNTRLEQDENDKWIGMGNQELLDYFSSYAAVKARHSYGPQGHRGMSVLIFESTARGYLEAERLHKHFAEQGTHREAWERRRVLFYPGGKRQLYGYMAMKEDLDSFNQHSQGKSRLKFEMRSYQEMVVKQIRQMSEDNQQLIFYKNKVAKEQRQKVALEESFGIVSERLRKTMEENRIVRQRTKMQHEQNKEEMDFQEQFFKERIKFIHEARDEKEESFEKLQQQQREKVKQSNPNPSNTEEYRRRADEIAKFIKFQDEEMQAFVAERDKLIRAHEEKMVGMRERHWQEEVELEKEFDAELSHLMEKYTPDGSKVNTGNT; the protein is encoded by the exons ATGAGTTCAAGAAAAGGGAATGGGAATCCTTTTGTTTCTGGTGGTATTAACAACCCATCGTCCAAGGGGAAAGACATATCTGGATCCTCTAGCTCCAAGGTTGAGCAGCTAAGCCAGGGTGTAGCGGACATGAACCTGGGTTTGCTTCAAGACGATGGTGAGTGGGAGGTTATTCAAAGGAAGCCTAAGAATAGAACTGGAAGCAGTGCTGCAAGACCTTGGGGTCCTCAAAATTCCAATGGTAAACCGCGGGGAGCGATGCGGACTAATGCTGTATCAGGAAGAGCCTCTGGCAATGATTGGGATACTCATAATACTGATTCCAGGATGGCAACTGGCAGAGGAAATGCAAGACCCCAAACATTCAACAAGACTATTGAGAACAACAATGTGCCACCACATCCTGTCATTCGCCCACCCCTTCAGTATGGATGGAATTGGCAATCTAGAACTGGTTCCAATCCATCCGGGGGGTTACAAGATGATCATGGAAAAAACAATGTCAGCACTGAGGTTGAAGAGGTCAATGATATTGATGATGTTGAGGATGACTCAGATGATAACGCTATTGATGATTCTGATGATGAACTTCTAACCGATGACTTTGATTCAGATTCAAGTCAAAAGAGCCACGAGACAAGAAAGAATAATAGATGGTTTAAGAAATTTTTCTCGAGTTTAGATGCATTGAGAATTGAGGAAATCAACGACCCATCAAGGCAGTGGCACTGCCCAGCATGCGAGGGTGGTCCTGGTGCCATTGACTGGTATAGAGGCCTTCAGCCTCTGATGACACATGCCAAAACAAAAGGAGCAAAAAGGGTGAAACTCCATCGTGAACTTGCTGAACTCTTGGATGAGGAATTGTGTAGAAGGGGTACTTCAGTTATTCCTTCTGGTGAAGCTTTTGGCAAATGGAAGGGTttaaaagatgaagaaaaagatcatGAAATAGTCTGGCCACCTATGGTTATGATAATGAACACAAGGCTGGAACAAGATGAGAACGATAAG TGGATTGGTATGGGAAACCAAGAGCTTCTTGATTATTTCAGCTCATATGCTGCTGTGAAGGCTCGCCACTCGTATGGTCCACAGGGTCATCGTGGGATGAGTGTTCTGATTTTTGAGAGCACGGCTAGGGGTTATTTAGAAGCTGAACGGCTACATAAGCATTTTGCTGAGCAAGGAACGCATAGGGAGGCTTGGGAACGACGTAGGGTCTTATTTTATCCAGGCGGGAAGCGCCAACTTTATGGTTATATGGCTATGAAGGAAGACCTAGACAGCTTCAACCAGCATTCTCAAG GCAAATCTAGGCTGAAATTTGAGATGAGATCCTATCAAGAGATGGTTGTTAAGCAAATCAGGCAAATGAGTGAGGACAACCAGCAGCTTATTTTTTACAAGAACAAGGTTGCAAAAGAACAAAGGCAAAAAGTTGCTCTTGAAGAGTCTTTTGGTATTGTGAGTGAGAGGCTCCGGAAGACAATGGAGGAGAACAGGATTGTAAGACAAAGAACCAAAATGCAGCATGAACAGAACAAAGAAGAG ATGGATTTCCAAGAGCAATTCTTCAAGGaacgaatcaaatttatccatGAAGCCAGGGATGAGAAggaagagagttttgagaagctgCAGCAGCAACAGCGGGAGAAGGTCAAGCAGTCTAACCCCAATCCTTCAAATACAGAGGAATACAGGCGCAG GGCGGATGAAATTGCAAAATTCATAAAGTTCCAGGATGAAGAGATGCAGGCTTTTGTGGCAGAGAGGGACAAGCTGATCAGAGCACATGAAGAGAAGATGGTTGGCATGAGAGAGAGGCATTGGCAGGAAGAAGTTGAGCTTGAAAAGGAGTTTGATGCTGAATTGAGCCACCTCATGGAGAAGTACACTCCGGATGGCTCAAAAGTCAACACCGGCAATACCTGA
- the LOC107896869 gene encoding LOW QUALITY PROTEIN: putative pentatricopeptide repeat-containing protein At5g08490 (The sequence of the model RefSeq protein was modified relative to this genomic sequence to represent the inferred CDS: inserted 1 base in 1 codon), with translation MLQRDAEHKWISTLNDCTKYGSHSEALSLFIQKLSCSSSFGLHHQVFAAVLKSCAALRTTGLGRAFHSCILKLGHIYCHSVSKSLLNMYAKSGALPDCQKLFRQMPTSDPVVWNIVLSGLSGYREYDDQVLHLFNSMRVSNEVKPNPVTFAIAFPVYARLGDINSGKILHSHAIKSGLVAHTLVGNALITMYAKCGLVKQDAFAAFCGIYDKDVVSWNAIIAGFSENNFFDDAFRLFREMLKGPIAPNDSTIVNILPVCSSFTKNVACYLGKEIHCFLLRRTEIGGDVSVCNALASFYLRVGHIDKAESVFQKMESRDLVSWNAIIAGYVANGYWLRALDLFQELLSARMFEPNSATLVSVLSACAHLKNLQVGKVIHGYILRHSSLYANTPVSNALVSFYAKCNDIGAAYQTFXMIPWRDLVSWNSILDAFAECASDAQFQGHLNCMLGEGFRPDFITILAIIRFCIHVSSLVKVKEIHSYCLKAGMLLGDNEPTVVNAIIDAYAKCGKIGYASRIFQNLSRKNLVTFNSMISGYVISGSYDDAFMIFNEMTIRDLTSWNLMVQAFAENDCHSQALSLFHELQAQRMRPNAMTVMSILPVCAEMASVYLLRQCHGYAIRACYQDARLTGALIDVYAKCGSIRSAHKLFHLAPVKDLVMFTSMIGGYAMHGMGREALCLFSCMLELGLKPDHVIITAILSSCSHAGLVNEGLKIFDSLETAYGMKPSIEQYSCIVDLLARGGRINDAYSLVAGMSVEANANVWGALLGACRTHHEVGLGCVVADHLFQVEARNVGNYVVISNLYAADARWDSVMEVIFQ, from the exons ATGCTTCAGCGAGATGCAGAACACAAATGGATTAGTACGCTTAATGACTGCACCAAATATGGTAGCCATTCTGAAGCCTTATCCCTTTTCATTCAGAAGCTCAGCTGTTCATCCAGTTTTGGACTTCATCACCAAGTTTTTGCGGCCGTTCTTAAATCTTGCGCTGCCCTTCGGACCACCGGTTTGGGAAGGGCTTTCCACAGTTGTATACTGAAACTGGGGCATATCTATTGCCACTCCGTCTCCAAATCACTGCTTAACATGTATGCTAAGTCTGGAGCTCTCCCTGATTGTCAGAAATTATTCAGACAAATGCCAACGTCCGATCCTGTGGTTTGGAACATTGTCTTATCCGGGTTGTCAGGTTATCGGGAATATGATGATCAAGTGCTCCATTTGTTTAATTCAATGCGCGTTTCCAATGAAGTAAAGCCAAATCCTGTTACATTTGCCATTGCTTTTCCTGTGTATGCTCGGTTAGGAGATATAAATAGTGGGAAGATTCTGCATTCGCACGCGATAAAGTCTGGATTGGTGGCACATACACTTGTTGGGAATGCATTAATAACGATGTACGCAAAATGTGGACTAGTAAAACAAGATGCTTTTGCCGCTTTCTGTGGCATTTATGACAAAGATGTTGTCTCGTGGAATGCAATCATTGCAGGTTTTTCTGAGAATAATTTCTTCGATGACGCGTTTAGATTGTTCAGGGAGATGCTGAAAGGGCCCATAGCACCTAATGATTCAACAATTGTGAATATTCTACCTGTTTGCTCTTCTTTCACTAAGAATGTTGCCTGCTATTTGGGGAAGGAAATTCATTGTTTTTTACTGAGAAGGACCGAGATTGGAGGAGATGTTTCTGTCTGCAATGCCTTGGCGAGCTTCTATTTGAGAGTTGGGCACATAGATAAAGCTGAATCCGTGTTCCAAAAGATGGAATCAAGAGATTTGGTTTCCTGGAATGCTATTATTGCCGGTTATGTGGCAAATGGTTATTGGTTGAGAGCTTTGGATTTGTTTCAAGAATTACTCTCTGCAAGGATGTTTGAGCCAAATTCTGCTACCCTTGTCAGTGTTCTTTCTGCCTGTGCACACTTAAAGAATCTCCAGGTTGGAAAAGTGATCCACGGGTATATTCTTCGGCATTCTAGCTTATATGCAAATACACCAGTGTCAAATGCCCTTGTTAGTTTCTATGCAAAATGTAATGACATAGGAGCTGCATATCAGACAT TGATGATTCCTTGGAGAGACTTGGTTTCATGGAATTCTATTCTTGATGCCTTTGCAGAGTGTGCATCTGATGCTCAGTTTCAAGGGCATTTAAACTGCATGCTGGGAGAAGGATTTAGGCCAGACTTCATCACTATCTTAGCCATAATACGGTTTTGCATTCATGTTTCAAGTCTAGTAAAAGTTAAAGAAATTCATAGCTATTGCCTCAAGGCTGGTATGTTACTAGGTGATAATGAACCTACTGTTGTAAATGCCATAATTGACGCATATGCCAAATGTGGTAAAATTGGATATGCTTCCAGGATTTTTCAGAATTTATCAAGAAAAAATTTGGTTACATTCAATTCGATGATCTCAGGTTACGTGATTTCTGGATCATATGATGATGCATTTATGATATTCAATGAGATGACTATAAGGGATCTCACCTCATGGAATTTGATGGTACAAGCATTTGCTGAAAATGATTGTCACAGTCAAGCTCTCAGCCTTTTCCATGAGTTACAAGCTCAGAGAATGAGGCCTAATGCAATGACTGTTATGAGTATCCTTCCAGTATGTGCTGAAATGGCCTCTGTTTACTTGTTGAGGCAGTGTCATGGTTATGCTATAAGAGCTTGTTATCAAGATGCTCGATTAACTGGAGCTCTTATAGATGTATATGCAAAATGTGGTAGCATAAGGAGTGCTCATAAGCTTTTCCATTTAGCTCCTGTTAAGGATCTGGTTATGTTCACTTCAATGATTGGTGGGTATGCAATGCATGGTATGGGAAGAGAAGCACTTTGCCTTTTCTCTTGTATGCTTGAGTTGGGGTTGAAGCCTGATCATGTTATCATTACTGCAATTCTGTCATCTTGCAGTCATGCTGGCCTGGTAAATGAAGGGTTGAAAATATTTGATTCACTAGAGACTGCTTATGGGATGAAACCAAGCATTGAACAATATTCTTGCATTGTTGATCTTCTAGCTCGAGGAGGACGTATCAATGATGCATATTCTTTGGTTGCTGGAATGTCTGTTGAAGCTAATGCTAATGTGTGGGGTGCATTGTTGGGTGCCTGTAGGACTCATCACGAGGTGGGATTAGGTTGTGTCGTTGCCGACCATCTCTTTCAAGTTGAAGCTCGTAATGTTGGGAACTATGTGGTAATTTCAAACCTATATGCAGCAGATGCTAGATGGGATAGTGTCATGGAG gTGATTTTCCAATGA
- the LOC107896872 gene encoding protein SUPPRESSOR OF GENE SILENCING 3 gives MSSRKGNGNPFVYGGINNPSSKGKDISGSSSSKVEQLSQGVADMNLGLPQDDGEWEVIQRKPKNRTGSSAARPWGPQNSNSKPRGAMRTNAVSGRASGNDWDTHNTDSRMATGRGNARPQTFNKTIENNNVPPHPVIHPPLQYGWNWQSRTGSNPSGGLQDDHGKNNVNTEVEEVNDIDDVEDDSDDNAIDDSDDELLTDDFDSDSSQKSHETRKNNRWFKKFFSSLDALRIEEINDPARQWHCPACQGGPGAIDWYRGLQPLMTHAKTKGAKRVKLHRELAELLDEELCRRGTSVIPSGEAFGKWKGLKDEEKDHEIVWPPMVMIMNTRLEQDENDKWIGMGNQELLDYFSSYAAVKARHSYGPQGHRGMSVLIFESTARGYLEAERLHKHFAEQGTHREAWERRRVLFYPGGKRQLYGYMAMKEDLDSFNQHSQGKSRLKFEMRSYQEMVVKQIRQMSEDNQQLIFYKNKVAKEQRQKVALEESFGIVSERLRKTLEENRIVRQRTKMQHEQNKEEMDFQEQFFKERIKFIHEARDEKEESFEKLQQQQREKVKRSNPNPSNTEEYRHRADEIAKFIKFQDEEMQAFVAERDKLIRAHEEKMVGMRERHWQEEVELEKEFDAELSHLMEKYTPDGSKVNTGNT, from the exons ATGAGTTCAAGAAAAGGGAATGGGAATCCTTTTGTTTATGGTGGTATTAACAACCCATCGTCCAAGGGGAAAGACATATCTGGATCCTCTAGCTCCAAGGTTGAGCAGCTAAGCCAGGGTGTAGCGGACATGAACCTGGGTTTGCCTCAAGACGATGGTGAGTGGGAGGTTATTCAAAGGAAGCCTAAGAATAGAACTGGAAGCAGTGCTGCAAGACCTTGGGGTCCTCAAAATTCCAATAGTAAACCGCGGGGAGCGATGCGGACTAATGCTGTATCAGGAAGAGCCTCTGGCAATGATTGGGATACTCATAATACTGATTCCAGGATGGCAACTGGCAGAGGAAATGCAAGACCCCAAACATTCAACAAGACTATTGAGAACAACAATGTGCCACCACATCCTGTCATTCACCCACCCCTTCAGTATGGATGGAATTGGCAATCTAGAACTGGTTCCAATCCATCCGGGGGGTTACAAGATGATCATGGAAAAAACAATGTAAACACTGAGGTTGAAGAGGTCAATGATATTGATGATGTTGAGGATGACTCAGATGATAATGCTATTGATGATTCTGATGATGAACTTCTAACCGATGACTTTGATTCAGATTCAAGTCAAAAGAGCCACGAGACAAGAAAGAATAATAGATGGTTTAAGAAATTTTTCTCGAGTTTAGATGCATTGAGAATTGAGGAAATCAACGACCCAGCAAGGCAGTGGCACTGCCCAGCATGCCAGGGTGGTCCTGGTGCCATTGACTGGTATAGAGGCCTTCAGCCTCTGATGACACATGCCAAAACAAAAGGAGCAAAAAGGGTGAAACTCCATCGTGAACTTGCTGAACTCTTGGATGAGGAATTGTGTAGAAGGGGTACTTCAGTTATTCCTTCTGGTGAAGCTTTTGGCAAATGGAAGGGTttaaaagatgaagaaaaagatcatGAAATAGTCTGGCCACCTATGGTTATGATAATGAACACAAGGCTGGAACAAGATGAGAACGATAAG TGGATTGGTATGGGAAACCAAGAGCTTCTTGATTATTTCAGCTCATATGCTGCTGTGAAGGCTCGCCACTCGTATGGTCCACAGGGTCATCGTGGGATGAGTGTTCTGATTTTTGAGAGCACGGCTAGGGGTTATTTAGAAGCTGAACGGCTACATAAGCATTTTGCTGAGCAAGGAACGCATAGGGAGGCTTGGGAACGACGTAGGGTCTTATTTTATCCAGGCGGGAAGCGCCAACTTTATGGTTATATGGCTATGAAGGAAGACCTAGACAGCTTCAACCAGCATTCTCAAG GCAAATCTAGGCTGAAATTTGAGATGAGATCCTATCAAGAGATGGTTGTTAAGCAGATCAGGCAAATGAGTGAGGACAACCAGCAGCTTATTTTTTACAAGAACAAGGTTGCAAAAGAACAAAGGCAAAAAGTTGCTCTTGAAGAGTCTTTTGGTATTGTGAGTGAGAGGCTCCGGAAGACACTGGAGGAGAACAGGATTGTAAGACAAAGAACCAAAATGCAGCATGAACAGAACAAAGAAGAG ATGGATTTCCAAGAGCAATTCTTCAAGGaacgaatcaaatttatccatGAAGCCAGGGATGAGAAggaagagagttttgagaagctgCAGCAGCAACAGCGGGAGAAGGTCAAGCGGTCTAACCCCAATCCTTCAAATACAGAGGAATACAGGCACAG GGCGGATGAAATTGCAAAATTCATAAAGTTCCAGGATGAAGAGATGCAGGCTTTTGTGGCAGAGAGGGACAAGCTGATCAGAGCACATGAAGAGAAGATGGTTGGCATGAGAGAGAGGCATTGGCAGGAAGAAGTTGAGCTTGAAAAGGAGTTTGATGCTGAATTGAGCCACCTCATGGAGAAGTACACTCCGGATGGCTCAAAAGTCAACACCGGCAATACCTGA